One genomic window of Struthio camelus isolate bStrCam1 chromosome 1, bStrCam1.hap1, whole genome shotgun sequence includes the following:
- the TXNDC9 gene encoding thioredoxin domain-containing protein 9 yields MAADTSVEILQKVLENEILQTTKAVEEHLDAEMQKLDQMDEDELERLKQRRLEALKKAQQQKQEWLSKGHGEYREIPSERDFFQEVKESKNVVCHFYRDTTFRCQIMDRHLTVLAKKHVETKFLKLNAEKSPFLCERLRIKVIPTLALVKDGKTQDYVVGFTDLGNTDDFTTETLEWRLGCADIINYSGNLMDPPFQSQKKFGTSFTKLDKKTIRGKKYDSDSDDD; encoded by the exons ATGGCTGCTGATACCTCTGTTGAAATACTTCAAAAAGTTCTGGAGAATGAAATACTTCAGACTACCAAGGCAGTGGAAGAACATCTAGATGCTGAAATGCAGAAACTGGACCAAATGGATGAAGATGAATTGGAACGCCTTAAGCAAAGGAGGCTTGAAGCACTGAAAAAGgcccagcagcagaaacaa GAGTGGCTTTCAAAAGGAcatggagaatacagagaaatCCCGAGTGAGAGAGACTTTTTCCAAGAAgtcaaagaaagtaaaaatgtagTTTGCCATTTCTACAGAGATACAACTTTCAG GTGCCAAATAATGGACAGACATTTGACTGTACTGGCAAAAAAGCATGTTGAGACAAAATTCTTGaaattaaatgctgaaaaatCTCCATTCTTGTGTGAGAGACTGCGCATCAAAGTAATTCCCACTCTAGCACTAGTAAAAGATGGAAAAACACAAGACTATGTTGTTGGCTTTACTGATCTTGGTAACACTGATGACTTCACTACTGAGACCTTAGAATGGAGATTAGGCTGTGCAGACATAATTAATTACAG TGGAAACTTGATGGATCCCCCTTTTCAAAGCCAAAAGAAATTTGGAACCAGCTTTACAAAGTTGGATAAGAAGACCATCAGAGGGAAGAAATATGATTCAGATTCTGATGATGACTAG